The Calypte anna isolate BGI_N300 chromosome 1, bCalAnn1_v1.p, whole genome shotgun sequence region CAGTTCTCGAAGTGGCCTGCAAGCCCCAGCTCTCACAGTAACGATGACTTTGATAACTGGAGTACATTTCGACCTAGAACGAGCTCTAATGCTAGTACAATTAGTGGAAGACTTTCTCCTATTTTGCCAGAGCAAGATGATCTTGGAGATGGGGATGTGCACTCCATGGTATACCCATCATCAGCCACCAAAATGACTTCTACTCTACCCAGCCTTTCAGAGATGAGTAATTCCGAGAACATGGAAAACCTTTTGGATAACCTTAACCTTTTGTCACCTAATACGTCAATGACTGTGTCAACTCAGTCTTCATCTGCTACCCTGATGCAACAAACACCAGGTTACTCATTTGCATCCTCGACCACAAGTATAGGCTCACCAAATCCAGACTACAGGAAATTTACCTACGCTCAAGCTAGCATGAACTCTATGCCCCAGATTCCTATGCAGACTCTTCAAGACAGCAAATCAAGCTACGGATCGATGAGCCAATATAATTGTCCTGCAGGACTTTTGAAGGAGTTACTGACTTCTGATTCTCCACCACACAATGATATCTTGGCATCAGTAGACACTGGTGTTTCCCAGACTggtggcagggtgctgggccagAGTGTGCTCATGGTTGCTAACTCGGTGATGCCGACTTACGGCAGCCAACCACCCCACAACAAAATGATGAACCCTAACGCCCGCCCTCACCAGGGACATAACCAGCCATCACCTGCAGTTAATGGTCGTGCCTTGTCACACACAGTGAACACCATGTCACACACTTCAGGTCTAAATCGCTTGTCAACAGTGAAGACTTCGTTACAAGTGCCTATGAGTCACCCCATGCAGATGAATGCTATGAACCCCTACGCCCCCGTTAACAGTTGCAATGGCTACGGAAGGGTGGGAATTGTTTCCCTCCACCAGGAAAAGCTTCCCAGTGACTTAGATGACATGTTAATTGAACGGTTGGACTGTGACATGGAGTCGATTATCCGTAATGACCTTATGGATGGAGAAACATTAGATTTTAACTTTGACAGTGTATTGCCTAACCAAAGTTTTCAGCACAGCGTAAAGACAACCACACACAGTTGGGTGTCAGGCTAGGATGTAGTGGGAGGTAAGCTGTGCTTTTCtattaaatctgaaaaacaagtaaaggaaaaagagtTCTCACAATGCTTAAAATCTAGGTGGTCTTCCCTGTTGGCATGTGAGTGCCTGTATCTCTTTACAGTCCTTTCCTCATTTGTAAATCAAGTTTTCACATGTGTGCACTAGCATTGCCATGTACCAACTTCTTTTACTTTATGTGGAATACTAATGCTTTGCCATTAATAATTCAAGCAAAAAAACTTGCTGGTAGTTAATgaatgtgttttttccccactgaggTTATATTAAAGCTAGTTTGAGCATATTTTAATAGATTTAATCTTATGGTGtgaatgttaattttttttttcttcttcttcttagGTTATGGTTATATTCTCCAGACTTGTCTGACAGCAGGAACTGAGAAAAGCAGTGCAAAGATGTCCTTCaccttcctttttaattttcttgacaAAGCTGTGTGCACGCACtagcttttttgggggggtcttttttttttttttcttttttcttcctttcgTCAGAGTTGGCAGCAGACAGAGTATTTTCCTGTACAGGATGTTTGCCCAAGGTTTGCAGGTTATGTGCTGCTGTAGATAAGAACTGTGCCATTGGAAATTTCATTACTCTGAAGTGCCAAATTCACTACACCATGTAATCACAGCAAAGACTCTTACTTACATCATGTTGTGCTTTCGGTTTTGTACAGTATGATCTGTAGAAGAAGAATCGTTTTTTTAAGACTATCTGTTTTGGTCCAAGAAAAGTTTATAAACTTTTGTAAGAATACTGTGATGATCTCATGCCCTAAGTAAGTTTAACCTTTGTTGATGTTACCTGTGTTCTTATGAATTGAGATAACTGTGGACTTGCCTTGCAGTAGTATGAACTGCATTATTTTACTCAAAATTGCCACACATTTCATATGGGAACAGAATAGCCTGTTAAATATGATCCTACTAAACTCACTGACTGTTGAGAGCAAACAGTAGGTTAAATGCCATATGATAAGTTACTTGTATTAATGTA contains the following coding sequences:
- the FOXO1 gene encoding forkhead box protein O1, producing MAEAPQLVDIDPDFEPLPRPRSCTWPLPRPEFNPPSSATSSPAPSCGGQPEGATSAAAGASAAASGGLSADFISNLSLLEESEDFAPLPPAAAPPEAAACRCGDFPAPEPGCRLHPPGPPPVPPVPPPVAGLSPGPVAGQPRKSSSSRRNAWGNLSYADLITKAIESSPEKRLTLSQIYEWMVKSVPYFKDKGDSNSSAGWKNSIRHNLSLHSKFIRVQNEGTGKSSWWMLNPEGGKSGKSPRRRAASMDNNSKFAKSRGRAAKKKASLQSGQEGNGDSPGSQFSKWPASPSSHSNDDFDNWSTFRPRTSSNASTISGRLSPILPEQDDLGDGDVHSMVYPSSATKMTSTLPSLSEMSNSENMENLLDNLNLLSPNTSMTVSTQSSSATLMQQTPGYSFASSTTSIGSPNPDYRKFTYAQASMNSMPQIPMQTLQDSKSSYGSMSQYNCPAGLLKELLTSDSPPHNDILASVDTGVSQTGGRVLGQSVLMVANSVMPTYGSQPPHNKMMNPNARPHQGHNQPSPAVNGRALSHTVNTMSHTSGLNRLSTVKTSLQVPMSHPMQMNAMNPYAPVNSCNGYGRVGIVSLHQEKLPSDLDDMLIERLDCDMESIIRNDLMDGETLDFNFDSVLPNQSFQHSVKTTTHSWVSG